The Canis lupus dingo isolate Sandy chromosome 11, ASM325472v2, whole genome shotgun sequence genome includes a region encoding these proteins:
- the TCF7 gene encoding transcription factor 7 isoform X4 — translation MPQLDAGGGGAGGGDDLGAPDELLAFQDEGEEQDDKSRDSAAGPERDLAELKSSLVNESEGAAGGAGVPGAGAGARGAAEVGAEALGREHASQRLFPDKLPESLEDGLKAPECASGMYKDTVYSAFNLLMHYPPPSGAGQHPQPQPPLHNKASQPAHSVPQLSPLYEHFSSPHPTSAPADISQKQGVHRPLQTPDLSGFYSLTSGSMGQLPHTVSWPSPPLYPLSPSCGYRQHFPAPTAAPGAPYPRGDRPKPGMEEGPQQTFPARLEFTAQGGRFTHPSLMLGSGVPGHPAAIPHPAIVPPSGKQELQPYDRSLKTQAESKVEKEAKKPTIKKPLNAFMLYMKEMRAKVIAECTLKESAAINQILGRRWHALSREEQAKYYELARKERQLHMQLYPGWSARDNYGKKKRRSREKHQESTTGGKRNAFGTYPEKAAAPAPFLPMTVL, via the exons ATGCCGCAGCTGgacgcgggcgggggcggcgcgggcgggggcgaCGACCTCGGCGCGCCCGACGAGCTGCTGGCCTTCCAGGACGAGGGCGAGGAGCAGGACGACAAGAGCCGCGACAGCGCCGCGGGCCCCGAGCGCGACCTGGCCGAGCTCAAGTCCTCGCTGGTCAATGAGTCCgagggcgcggcgggcggcgcgggggtcCCGGGGGCCGGCGCCGGGGCCCGCGGCGCAGCGGAGGTCGGGGCCGAG GCGCTCGGGCGGGAGCACGCTTCGCAGAGACTTTTCCCCGACAAACTTCCAGAGTCCCTGGAGGACG GCCTGAAGGCCCCGGAGTGCGCCAGCGGCATGTACAAAGACACGGTCTACTCCGCCTTCAATCTGCTCATGCACTACCCACCCCCGTCGGGAGCAGGGCAGcacccccagcctcagcctccGCTG CACAACAAGGCCAGTCAGCCAGCCCACAGCGTCCCACAACTCTCTCCTCTCTATGAACATTTCAGCAGCCCACACCCTACATCTGCACCAGCCGACATCAGCCAGAAGCAAG GCGTTCACAGGCCTCTGCAGACCCCTGACCTCTCCGGCTTCTACTCTCTGACCTCAGGCAGCATGGGACAACTCCCCCACACCGTGAGCTG GCCCAGTCCTCCTCTCTACCCCTTGTCCCCTTCCTGCGGATATAGACAGCACTTCCCTGCCCCCACTGCAGCCCCTGGCGCCCCCTACCCCAG AGGGGACAGACCCAAGCCAGGGATGGAAGAAGGACCTCAGCAGACATTTCCAGCCCGACTGGAGTTCACAGCCCAGGGTGGGAG GTTCACCCATCCATCCCTGATGCTGGGCTCTGGTGTACCTGGCCACCCCGCAGCCATCCCCCACCCGGCCATCGTACCTCCCTCGGGGAAGCAGGAGCTGCAGCCATATGACCGCAGCCT gaagacacaggcagaatcCAAGGTGGAGAAGGAGGCCAAGAAGCCAACCATCAAGAAGCCCCTCAACGCCTTCATGCTGTATATGAAGGAGATGAGAGCCAAGGTCATTGCAGAGTGCACACTCAAGGAGAGTGCTGCTATCAACCAGATCCTGGGCCGTAGG TGGCATGCGCTATCTCGGGAAGAGCAGGCCAAGTATTACGAGCTGGCCCGAAAGGAGAGGCAGTTGCACATGCAGCTGTACCCAGGCTGGTCAGCGCGGGACAACTAT gggaaaaagaaaaggcgGTCACGGGAAAAGCACCAGGAATCTACCACAG gaggaaaaagaaatgcattcGGTACTTACCCGGAGAAGGCCGCTGCCCCAGCCCCGTTCCTTCCGATGACAGTGCTCTAG
- the TCF7 gene encoding transcription factor 7 isoform X6 yields the protein MPQLDAGGGGAGGGDDLGAPDELLAFQDEGEEQDDKSRDSAAGPERDLAELKSSLVNESEGAAGGAGVPGAGAGARGAAEVGAEALGREHASQRLFPDKLPESLEDGLKAPECASGMYKDTVYSAFNLLMHYPPPSGAGQHPQPQPPLHNKASQPAHSVPQLSPLYEHFSSPHPTSAPADISQKQGVHRPLQTPDLSGFYSLTSGSMGQLPHTVSWPSPPLYPLSPSCGYRQHFPAPTAAPGAPYPRGDRPKPGMEEGPQQTFPARLEFTAQGGRFTHPSLMLGSGVPGHPAAIPHPAIVPPSGKQELQPYDRSLKTQAESKVEKEAKKPTIKKPLNAFMLYMKEMRAKVIAECTLKESAAINQILGRRWHALSREEQAKYYELARKERQLHMQLYPGWSARDNYGKKKRRSREKHQESTTDNSLHYS from the exons ATGCCGCAGCTGgacgcgggcgggggcggcgcgggcgggggcgaCGACCTCGGCGCGCCCGACGAGCTGCTGGCCTTCCAGGACGAGGGCGAGGAGCAGGACGACAAGAGCCGCGACAGCGCCGCGGGCCCCGAGCGCGACCTGGCCGAGCTCAAGTCCTCGCTGGTCAATGAGTCCgagggcgcggcgggcggcgcgggggtcCCGGGGGCCGGCGCCGGGGCCCGCGGCGCAGCGGAGGTCGGGGCCGAG GCGCTCGGGCGGGAGCACGCTTCGCAGAGACTTTTCCCCGACAAACTTCCAGAGTCCCTGGAGGACG GCCTGAAGGCCCCGGAGTGCGCCAGCGGCATGTACAAAGACACGGTCTACTCCGCCTTCAATCTGCTCATGCACTACCCACCCCCGTCGGGAGCAGGGCAGcacccccagcctcagcctccGCTG CACAACAAGGCCAGTCAGCCAGCCCACAGCGTCCCACAACTCTCTCCTCTCTATGAACATTTCAGCAGCCCACACCCTACATCTGCACCAGCCGACATCAGCCAGAAGCAAG GCGTTCACAGGCCTCTGCAGACCCCTGACCTCTCCGGCTTCTACTCTCTGACCTCAGGCAGCATGGGACAACTCCCCCACACCGTGAGCTG GCCCAGTCCTCCTCTCTACCCCTTGTCCCCTTCCTGCGGATATAGACAGCACTTCCCTGCCCCCACTGCAGCCCCTGGCGCCCCCTACCCCAG AGGGGACAGACCCAAGCCAGGGATGGAAGAAGGACCTCAGCAGACATTTCCAGCCCGACTGGAGTTCACAGCCCAGGGTGGGAG GTTCACCCATCCATCCCTGATGCTGGGCTCTGGTGTACCTGGCCACCCCGCAGCCATCCCCCACCCGGCCATCGTACCTCCCTCGGGGAAGCAGGAGCTGCAGCCATATGACCGCAGCCT gaagacacaggcagaatcCAAGGTGGAGAAGGAGGCCAAGAAGCCAACCATCAAGAAGCCCCTCAACGCCTTCATGCTGTATATGAAGGAGATGAGAGCCAAGGTCATTGCAGAGTGCACACTCAAGGAGAGTGCTGCTATCAACCAGATCCTGGGCCGTAGG TGGCATGCGCTATCTCGGGAAGAGCAGGCCAAGTATTACGAGCTGGCCCGAAAGGAGAGGCAGTTGCACATGCAGCTGTACCCAGGCTGGTCAGCGCGGGACAACTAT gggaaaaagaaaaggcgGTCACGGGAAAAGCACCAGGAATCTACCACAG ATAACTCTCTTCACTATTcctag
- the TCF7 gene encoding transcription factor 7 isoform X10, whose product MYKDTVYSAFNLLMHYPPPSGAGQHPQPQPPLHNKASQPAHSVPQLSPLYEHFSSPHPTSAPADISQKQGVHRPLQTPDLSGFYSLTSGSMGQLPHTVSWFTHPSLMLGSGVPGHPAAIPHPAIVPPSGKQELQPYDRSLKTQAESKVEKEAKKPTIKKPLNAFMLYMKEMRAKVIAECTLKESAAINQILGRRWHALSREEQAKYYELARKERQLHMQLYPGWSARDNYGKKKRRSREKHQESTTGGKRNAFGTYPEKAAAPAPFLPMTVL is encoded by the exons ATGTACAAAGACACGGTCTACTCCGCCTTCAATCTGCTCATGCACTACCCACCCCCGTCGGGAGCAGGGCAGcacccccagcctcagcctccGCTG CACAACAAGGCCAGTCAGCCAGCCCACAGCGTCCCACAACTCTCTCCTCTCTATGAACATTTCAGCAGCCCACACCCTACATCTGCACCAGCCGACATCAGCCAGAAGCAAG GCGTTCACAGGCCTCTGCAGACCCCTGACCTCTCCGGCTTCTACTCTCTGACCTCAGGCAGCATGGGACAACTCCCCCACACCGTGAGCTG GTTCACCCATCCATCCCTGATGCTGGGCTCTGGTGTACCTGGCCACCCCGCAGCCATCCCCCACCCGGCCATCGTACCTCCCTCGGGGAAGCAGGAGCTGCAGCCATATGACCGCAGCCT gaagacacaggcagaatcCAAGGTGGAGAAGGAGGCCAAGAAGCCAACCATCAAGAAGCCCCTCAACGCCTTCATGCTGTATATGAAGGAGATGAGAGCCAAGGTCATTGCAGAGTGCACACTCAAGGAGAGTGCTGCTATCAACCAGATCCTGGGCCGTAGG TGGCATGCGCTATCTCGGGAAGAGCAGGCCAAGTATTACGAGCTGGCCCGAAAGGAGAGGCAGTTGCACATGCAGCTGTACCCAGGCTGGTCAGCGCGGGACAACTAT gggaaaaagaaaaggcgGTCACGGGAAAAGCACCAGGAATCTACCACAG gaggaaaaagaaatgcattcGGTACTTACCCGGAGAAGGCCGCTGCCCCAGCCCCGTTCCTTCCGATGACAGTGCTCTAG